One Defluviitoga tunisiensis genomic window carries:
- a CDS encoding ROK family protein, whose translation MAKSRISEKISETNKKRILYYLFKNYNTFTTRTNISKDLNISFPAVSNNVAQLIEEGFILEELDTSSSLGRRSKKIFLNPDSKITIVVHIEYQNANIFFLDNHQNNLRHKKMTFERNIKFHDLWKLLENEIKTILGDLLSENQCEVLGICVAIPTPIDKKNKKIIKSRFYGWKDEPIYEYITLEDKKIPVFWENDANLLAKGFYESNSRYDNVLAIYFSMGIGMGIIINGDLYTGKEGNAGEIGQLKVEYKGEYEELEKIISERSLIEFAKNKLNLTYEDSEQILVELERNNQLSIVNKEFEYISKKIADVFAPVIMVLDPEIVIFNGTVTRSCPSLTENIVNKLEKLIEKNGIFEINREENLLIIKGSFWEVLDNVLGFNEIKTLKVL comes from the coding sequence GTGGCTAAAAGTAGAATTTCTGAAAAAATCAGTGAAACCAACAAAAAAAGAATTTTGTATTATCTCTTTAAAAATTATAACACCTTCACAACTAGAACGAACATATCTAAAGATTTAAATATTAGTTTTCCCGCAGTAAGTAATAATGTCGCTCAATTAATAGAAGAAGGGTTTATTCTAGAGGAACTAGATACTTCAAGTAGTTTAGGAAGAAGATCAAAAAAAATATTTTTGAATCCTGATTCAAAAATAACGATAGTGGTTCATATTGAGTATCAAAATGCAAATATATTCTTTTTAGACAATCATCAAAATAATTTACGGCATAAAAAGATGACCTTTGAACGAAATATCAAATTTCATGATTTATGGAAACTATTAGAAAATGAAATTAAAACAATATTAGGAGATTTATTATCAGAAAATCAATGTGAGGTCTTAGGTATTTGTGTAGCTATTCCCACCCCAATTGATAAAAAAAATAAAAAAATTATCAAAAGTAGATTTTATGGATGGAAAGATGAACCCATATATGAATATATTACATTAGAAGATAAAAAGATACCCGTTTTTTGGGAAAATGATGCTAATTTGTTAGCTAAAGGATTCTACGAAAGTAATTCTCGATACGATAATGTGCTTGCTATTTATTTTAGCATGGGCATAGGAATGGGAATAATAATAAATGGAGACCTTTATACAGGAAAAGAGGGAAATGCTGGAGAAATAGGTCAATTAAAAGTAGAATATAAAGGAGAGTATGAAGAATTAGAAAAAATAATTTCAGAAAGATCTCTTATTGAATTTGCTAAAAATAAATTAAACTTAACCTATGAAGATAGTGAACAAATTCTTGTAGAACTAGAACGAAATAATCAATTGTCTATCGTAAATAAAGAGTTCGAATATATTTCAAAGAAGATCGCAGATGTATTTGCACCAGTAATAATGGTATTAGACCCAGAAATCGTGATATTCAACGGAACTGTTACTCGAAGCTGTCCTTCACTCACTGAGAATATAGTAAACAAATTAGAAAAGTTAATCGAAAAAAATGGAATTTTTGAAATCAACAGAGAAGAAAACTTATTAATCATAAAAGGTAGTTTTTGGGAAGTTCTAGATAATGTATTAGGCTTCAATGAAATCAAAACATTAAAGGTACTTTAA
- a CDS encoding ABC transporter substrate-binding protein, with product MKKFLSVLFLVTLCVVGFSKTTIVHWMHHSPARLEFVDKMAKQFMEENPDVEIVIQSIPLSEYKTKLLAAVAAGSGPDVAQVPGEAMLELYYYQVIQPFPTTVMSIEKLQKDYIEPTVRNLIIDGELYGLPTDVQTIVLFYNPVLFEQAGLDPNRPPEDWNELIEYAKKLTKWEDGKMVQSGWAFEGYDRELETMMRCAGATFWEDEKQTKVKLEPAILETYEFYKKAIEEHKVYTPEFGSRWTGFRQIKEGMVLGHGAMVGSFMVGSHPDLVFRTAPVPKHPVTGKRITALTSWSLSIMEGCKDPEAAAKWLLYITSEDAQRKWLEETGELPSLKVVANDPKYKDDPLLGAVVDSLNYAEPTFSKGWANPSSMLRDAYNEIIKKGVPIEEAASKAIKEINKYLEETFGQFE from the coding sequence ATGAAAAAGTTTCTTAGTGTGTTATTTTTAGTTACTTTATGTGTTGTGGGATTTTCTAAAACGACTATTGTTCACTGGATGCATCATTCGCCTGCAAGATTAGAATTTGTTGATAAGATGGCCAAGCAGTTTATGGAGGAAAATCCAGATGTTGAAATAGTTATTCAGTCAATCCCTTTAAGTGAATATAAAACAAAATTGCTTGCAGCAGTAGCAGCTGGAAGTGGACCTGACGTCGCACAAGTTCCAGGCGAGGCAATGCTTGAACTTTACTATTATCAGGTTATTCAACCATTTCCAACTACAGTTATGTCAATTGAAAAACTTCAAAAAGATTATATAGAACCTACCGTAAGAAATCTTATTATCGATGGTGAACTTTATGGTTTACCTACAGATGTTCAAACAATTGTTTTATTCTATAACCCTGTGTTATTTGAACAAGCGGGTTTGGATCCTAATAGACCACCAGAAGACTGGAATGAATTGATAGAATACGCAAAGAAGTTAACAAAATGGGAAGATGGAAAAATGGTTCAAAGTGGTTGGGCATTTGAAGGTTATGATAGAGAATTAGAGACTATGATGAGATGTGCAGGAGCTACATTCTGGGAAGATGAAAAACAGACTAAAGTTAAGTTAGAGCCAGCAATCCTTGAAACCTATGAATTTTATAAAAAGGCTATTGAAGAACACAAGGTATACACACCAGAATTTGGTTCAAGATGGACAGGTTTTAGACAAATTAAAGAAGGTATGGTGCTAGGTCATGGGGCAATGGTTGGTTCTTTTATGGTTGGAAGTCATCCTGATTTAGTTTTTAGAACAGCCCCTGTTCCAAAACATCCGGTAACTGGAAAAAGAATTACAGCACTTACATCTTGGTCGCTGTCTATAATGGAAGGATGTAAAGATCCAGAGGCAGCAGCAAAGTGGTTGTTATATATAACCTCAGAAGATGCACAGAGAAAGTGGTTGGAAGAAACTGGAGAATTACCTTCTCTAAAAGTTGTTGCAAATGATCCAAAATATAAAGATGATCCTCTTTTAGGTGCTGTAGTTGATTCTTTAAATTATGCTGAACCAACATTTTCAAAAGGTTGGGCCAACCCATCTTCTATGTTACGTGATGCATACAACGAGATAATAAAGAAAGGTGTTCCTATTGAGGAAGCTGCCTCAAAAGCAATAAAAGAGATAAATAAATATCTAGAAGAGACTTTTGGACAATTTGAATAA
- a CDS encoding alkaline phosphatase family protein yields MKKTYSNKILFYSLLFVFIFSNVICYGALTKGQIESEEKGYFIYIIWDAFRYDYYEWANSGQYPGTPALNELIENGVLFTDASTGIPSITNPMQAVLVTGAYPRTTGNIYRYFDKEDQIVKQTRRDNSAETLAEAASKQGLKVASVQQFMVQDRGTSYEDPSHLYIQPSGSFQKRVDESIKILKGQPVVTQGDTEVVFEGIPDIMFIYSDDLDTVGHNEKPSYGYYDSIPADREEERIERCVEVLIQMDSELARLIDTLKEIGIYEKTSFVIAADHGMTPYSGTSSLNDLIEILENCLEALGHRVNNDTVVFLAKDQAANEANKIVIVSVGLQAQIYLNWDFTQEEYDFIVNELKSSLYSEFIGGVLTFDELQARGSHPKTGDMLVWPKPPHHFKDSKTNYKAPGGHDTIDESSQHVFLLMSGAGFKKGTTINKKVYNWDIVPTISKVLKIEPPENADGKVVIEAIQ; encoded by the coding sequence TTGAAAAAAACTTATTCAAATAAAATACTTTTTTATTCATTATTATTTGTGTTTATTTTTAGTAATGTAATTTGTTATGGAGCTCTGACTAAAGGTCAAATAGAATCTGAAGAGAAGGGTTATTTTATTTATATTATTTGGGATGCCTTTAGATATGATTATTATGAGTGGGCAAACAGCGGGCAATATCCAGGAACACCTGCACTTAACGAACTTATCGAGAATGGCGTTTTATTTACAGACGCAAGTACTGGCATACCTTCAATTACTAATCCAATGCAAGCTGTATTAGTAACAGGGGCTTATCCCAGAACAACTGGAAATATTTATAGATATTTTGATAAAGAGGATCAAATTGTAAAGCAAACTCGTAGAGATAATTCCGCAGAAACATTAGCAGAAGCTGCATCAAAACAAGGATTAAAAGTAGCGTCGGTTCAGCAATTTATGGTTCAAGATAGAGGAACGAGTTATGAAGATCCTTCTCATCTATATATTCAACCGTCTGGAAGTTTTCAGAAAAGAGTCGATGAGTCAATCAAAATCTTGAAAGGACAACCTGTTGTAACTCAAGGCGATACTGAAGTAGTATTTGAAGGTATACCAGATATTATGTTCATATACTCAGATGATTTAGATACAGTTGGTCATAACGAAAAACCTTCATATGGTTATTATGATTCAATACCCGCTGATAGAGAAGAAGAAAGAATTGAAAGGTGCGTTGAGGTTTTAATTCAAATGGATAGTGAATTAGCAAGATTAATAGATACTTTAAAAGAGATAGGAATTTACGAAAAAACCTCATTTGTTATAGCGGCAGATCACGGAATGACACCTTATTCAGGAACATCTAGTCTTAATGATTTAATAGAAATATTGGAAAATTGTTTAGAAGCGTTAGGACACCGGGTTAATAATGATACTGTGGTATTTTTGGCTAAAGATCAAGCAGCTAATGAAGCTAATAAAATCGTTATTGTTAGTGTTGGTCTTCAAGCTCAAATCTATTTAAACTGGGATTTTACGCAAGAAGAGTATGATTTTATTGTAAATGAGTTGAAATCTAGTTTATATAGCGAATTCATAGGAGGTGTTTTAACCTTCGATGAACTTCAAGCAAGAGGATCTCATCCGAAAACAGGAGATATGTTAGTATGGCCCAAACCACCGCATCATTTTAAAGATAGTAAGACAAATTATAAAGCTCCTGGAGGGCATGATACAATAGATGAAAGTAGTCAGCACGTGTTTTTGTTGATGAGTGGAGCAGGTTTTAAAAAGGGAACCACAATAAATAAGAAGGTTTATAATTGGGATATTGTTCCGACAATTTCAAAGGTGCTCAAAATAGAACCTCCAGAAAATGCGGATGGCAAAGTTGTTATTGAAGCAATTCAATAA
- a CDS encoding carbohydrate ABC transporter permease, with protein MNSYNKNLNILFIPGILISTIGLFLPIIADKGIMFIKDFNFFGIPLLYIFIILIAINFLLNFTKKRKLLLLTSFIQLFFVLSLPFLRNQWKQVYRAKFILYFFKKASFGWYFLAIGSIFLLIYAFKLYSKKKTIPYLFVTPTLAGVGFLTFFPAIFAIFISFRKWNLLVPVKPFVGLSNYAQAITDEYFLRSLWISFKYALGVVPSRIIFGFIFAYLIYSIPKFKSFFRVVYFLPVVTSTVAVSVIWKWIYHPYYGLANYVVSLFGMNPIDWLGNPSIAIWAVAAVSVWRSLGYDIIIFLSGLNDIPDTVLEASQIDGATRWQQFWKIIVPLIKPSLVLIFITSTISAIQVFTEIYMMTGGNADTKTAVYYIWEYGFSRLQMGYACAMSMILFGIILIISLIQMRVTNLFKEE; from the coding sequence ATGAATTCCTATAATAAGAACTTGAATATCTTATTTATTCCAGGTATTTTGATATCGACTATAGGTCTATTTTTGCCTATAATTGCAGATAAAGGAATCATGTTTATAAAAGATTTTAATTTTTTTGGTATACCACTTTTATATATTTTTATTATACTAATAGCAATCAATTTTTTGTTAAACTTTACCAAAAAAAGAAAATTATTGCTCTTAACATCTTTTATTCAACTATTTTTCGTGCTTTCCTTACCTTTTCTTAGGAATCAATGGAAACAAGTTTATCGAGCAAAATTTATCCTATATTTTTTCAAAAAGGCTTCATTTGGTTGGTATTTTTTGGCAATTGGGAGTATTTTCTTATTAATTTATGCGTTTAAACTATATTCTAAGAAAAAGACTATACCTTATCTGTTTGTTACACCGACACTCGCTGGAGTTGGTTTTTTAACCTTTTTCCCAGCTATATTTGCTATATTTATTAGTTTTAGAAAATGGAATTTGCTGGTTCCTGTAAAACCTTTTGTGGGATTGTCAAACTATGCGCAAGCGATAACCGATGAGTATTTTTTAAGGTCTTTGTGGATCAGTTTTAAATATGCTTTAGGTGTAGTTCCGAGTCGTATTATATTTGGTTTCATTTTTGCATATTTAATATACTCTATTCCTAAGTTTAAAAGCTTTTTTAGGGTTGTTTATTTTTTACCAGTAGTTACTTCAACAGTTGCAGTAAGTGTTATCTGGAAATGGATTTATCATCCATACTATGGATTAGCAAATTATGTAGTTAGTCTATTTGGAATGAATCCTATAGACTGGTTAGGAAATCCGTCAATAGCCATTTGGGCAGTCGCAGCAGTTTCTGTATGGAGATCTTTAGGATATGATATTATTATTTTCCTATCGGGGTTAAATGACATACCTGATACGGTTTTAGAGGCATCACAAATAGATGGAGCAACAAGATGGCAACAATTTTGGAAGATTATTGTTCCATTAATTAAACCTTCACTTGTGTTGATATTTATAACTTCAACAATTAGCGCAATACAGGTGTTTACAGAAATTTATATGATGACCGGAGGTAACGCAGACACCAAAACTGCTGTCTATTATATTTGGGAGTATGGTTTTAGTAGACTACAAATGGGATATGCATGTGCGATGTCTATGATATTATTTGGTATAATTTTAATTATTTCACTTATTCAAATGAGAGTTACAAACCTTTTCAAGGAGGAGTAA
- a CDS encoding carbohydrate ABC transporter permease has product MKSKKKTDRIFYTFCYIILLAVAVIMIVPFLWMILSTFKPLHELYQFPPTFLPKNFTFENYKEVFTTVPFFKYYINSFIVTICSVALTLFTSSTAGFAFAKYHFKGRNAIFKMLLSAMMIPFPVTIIPLYIMVYELGLVDTYAALIVTGSISIFGTFLMRQFIHGIPDDLLDAARIDGASEWLIYRKVILPNIKPVLSALAILSFMGSWNAFLWPLLVVNTDKHKTIQLGVQYFSQQYGDLVHLQLTAAAMAILPIIIVYLFLQEQFIKGITMSGVKG; this is encoded by the coding sequence ATGAAATCTAAGAAGAAAACTGATAGAATTTTTTATACATTTTGTTATATTATTCTTTTGGCAGTCGCTGTCATAATGATAGTTCCATTTTTATGGATGATTTTATCAACATTTAAGCCTTTACATGAGTTGTATCAATTTCCACCAACTTTTTTACCGAAAAATTTCACTTTTGAAAATTATAAAGAGGTATTTACAACAGTACCTTTCTTTAAATACTATATAAATTCTTTTATAGTTACCATTTGTTCAGTAGCATTAACTTTATTCACATCTTCTACTGCAGGGTTTGCATTTGCAAAGTATCATTTTAAAGGAAGAAATGCGATATTCAAGATGCTTTTAAGTGCAATGATGATTCCTTTTCCTGTAACAATTATTCCTTTATATATTATGGTATATGAATTGGGCTTGGTAGATACCTATGCAGCTTTGATCGTAACGGGTTCTATAAGTATCTTTGGAACTTTTTTGATGCGGCAGTTTATACATGGAATACCGGATGATCTTTTAGATGCGGCCCGTATTGACGGAGCCAGTGAATGGTTGATATATAGAAAGGTTATTTTGCCCAATATAAAACCAGTTTTATCAGCCCTAGCAATTTTATCGTTTATGGGAAGCTGGAACGCATTCTTATGGCCTTTGTTAGTAGTAAATACAGACAAACATAAAACCATTCAATTAGGCGTTCAATACTTTTCACAGCAGTATGGAGATTTAGTACATTTACAATTAACTGCTGCAGCCATGGCAATTTTACCTATTATAATTGTATATTTATTCCTACAAGAACAATTTATCAAAGGAATTACTATGAGTGGGGTGAAAGGATAA
- a CDS encoding alkaline phosphatase: protein MIKIKKHLTILLVLISAIILIAHPKNVVIIMGDGMGYNHLLLSEFLAEINDLEIATNKFQVASLVRNETVDNIVTDSAAAATAFLCGQKTKLGYLGMDKDQNPINSIATILKKEGYKIGLITNTKFSDATPAAMYAHTFRDDKNKIIEDLIDSDFLDFFVAGGLEDLGVNPFTLKPTSKSPLKKINEKGYKIYGINYEPLFDSSDDKFMAFVSLGHKSFENQLNAGEPTYLEIIEKTISKINFNDPLFLFVECGRIDHASHINDEKALKAELVMFQKIVDYLTNVFSPEDTLFIIFADHETGGLSLLSSPTKSDDISIKWNATDHTATYIPFLTYGNSKDIFPKHMHHEDVKNTLLKILEIEISEGVYAR from the coding sequence GTGATAAAAATAAAAAAACACCTAACTATATTGCTCGTTCTTATTTCAGCGATAATATTAATTGCACATCCAAAAAATGTAGTGATAATAATGGGAGATGGAATGGGTTATAATCATTTACTTTTGTCAGAATTTTTGGCAGAAATAAATGATTTAGAGATTGCAACAAACAAGTTTCAAGTAGCTTCTTTAGTTAGAAACGAAACAGTTGATAATATTGTGACTGATTCTGCAGCGGCTGCAACCGCTTTTTTATGTGGACAAAAAACTAAGCTAGGATATTTAGGAATGGATAAGGATCAAAATCCTATTAATTCTATAGCTACTATTTTGAAAAAAGAAGGATATAAAATAGGTTTAATAACTAACACAAAATTTTCTGATGCAACACCCGCTGCAATGTATGCTCATACATTTCGAGATGACAAAAATAAGATAATAGAAGATCTTATAGACTCAGATTTTTTAGACTTTTTTGTAGCAGGAGGTTTAGAAGACTTAGGAGTGAATCCCTTTACATTAAAACCAACCTCTAAGTCACCATTAAAAAAAATAAACGAAAAAGGATATAAAATATATGGCATTAATTATGAGCCTTTATTTGATTCGTCTGATGATAAATTCATGGCGTTTGTTTCACTGGGGCATAAAAGTTTTGAAAATCAATTGAATGCCGGAGAACCCACTTATCTTGAGATTATAGAAAAAACAATTTCAAAAATAAATTTTAACGATCCTTTATTTCTTTTTGTTGAATGTGGAAGGATAGATCATGCATCTCATATAAACGACGAAAAAGCACTTAAAGCTGAATTGGTAATGTTTCAGAAAATAGTAGATTATCTTACAAACGTTTTCTCACCAGAAGATACCTTGTTTATAATTTTTGCAGATCATGAAACAGGAGGTCTTTCGCTTCTGTCGTCTCCCACAAAAAGTGATGATATTTCTATAAAATGGAATGCTACAGATCATACAGCTACTTATATACCCTTTCTAACTTATGGAAATTCAAAAGATATTTTTCCAAAACATATGCATCATGAAGACGTGAAGAATACTTTATTAAAAATATTAGAAATAGAAATTTCTGAAGGAGTGTACGCAAGATGA
- a CDS encoding endonuclease/exonuclease/phosphatase family protein: MKKKLVFIMFVLILTSFSFAAIKVMTYNIQHGLGMDEVFDFQRTIDVLKEENPDILMVQEVDQGRSRSLNLKQAEIIADELGMDYYFYPTEGKDNYGVAIFSKFKAIEKFGFDLPQPKWMLATQRGAAAMVIEVDGKQMLVISTHLGLGGLQEIQTEVMELLNVSEKYGLPTLIGGDFNISYFELSYGVKEFLHKFESVNQELKKEIKTFQSDFPGSQIDFIFFTRGDFKIMDAYTVNSFASDHLPLISLIEF; the protein is encoded by the coding sequence ATGAAAAAAAAGCTTGTATTTATTATGTTTGTATTAATATTAACATCTTTTTCTTTTGCTGCGATAAAGGTGATGACATATAATATTCAACATGGATTAGGAATGGATGAGGTATTTGATTTTCAAAGAACTATTGATGTATTAAAGGAAGAGAACCCAGATATATTAATGGTTCAAGAGGTAGATCAAGGTAGATCTAGAAGTTTAAATCTAAAACAAGCTGAAATTATAGCAGACGAACTAGGAATGGATTATTATTTTTATCCAACTGAAGGAAAGGATAATTATGGGGTAGCTATTTTTAGTAAATTTAAAGCTATTGAAAAATTTGGATTTGATTTGCCCCAACCCAAATGGATGTTAGCTACACAAAGAGGGGCAGCAGCTATGGTGATTGAAGTTGATGGAAAGCAAATGCTTGTAATTAGTACTCACCTAGGTCTTGGAGGTTTGCAGGAAATACAAACAGAGGTTATGGAATTATTAAACGTTTCAGAAAAATATGGGTTACCTACACTAATAGGTGGAGATTTTAATATATCATATTTTGAATTATCCTATGGTGTTAAAGAATTTCTACATAAATTTGAATCTGTTAATCAAGAACTTAAAAAAGAAATTAAGACTTTTCAATCAGATTTTCCAGGTTCACAAATAGATTTTATATTTTTTACAAGAGGAGATTTTAAAATTATGGATGCATATACTGTAAATTCGTTTGCTTCAGATCATTTACCTCTGATTTCTTTAATAGAGTTTTAA
- a CDS encoding alkaline phosphatase family protein: MKKLLFITIDSLGQDLVDKSNAVFIKSILRMGNTIENLKTAFPSLTTPMMTTILTGQYPETHGIYSNSIYNYEQNEVIGKLRGVKVPTISEILMNKGYKTLSVQHFMLENRCNKYVQVDGSNPENNTNTIINELENVDYDAVFTIYQSVDSIGHKYGALHSKRIEELEKVDQQIEKLYNYINKKWKDFLLVINSDHSMSTYKKHSNFSIIKLLNGYGLKGNFYNPGEKIPNDVDFVLIRQPTVQIYLKSKKAQNKKNEIIYDLESETDVAKVYDEYELTKLHNPYLCDIAYTLKKGYTDNISSLLLSVKGFGYHGTFEESDAIATFYGGNIKQEKLKDFDLTVITPKTLKYLGIDINLESGEKNVTKI, encoded by the coding sequence ATGAAGAAACTATTGTTTATTACAATTGATTCATTGGGGCAAGATCTTGTAGACAAGTCAAATGCAGTATTTATTAAAAGTATTTTGAGAATGGGAAATACAATTGAGAATCTAAAAACAGCTTTTCCTTCTTTAACAACTCCAATGATGACAACTATATTAACCGGGCAATATCCAGAAACACACGGAATTTATTCTAATTCTATCTACAACTATGAACAAAACGAAGTAATTGGAAAGTTAAGAGGAGTAAAAGTTCCCACAATATCGGAAATACTAATGAATAAAGGATATAAAACATTATCAGTTCAACACTTTATGCTTGAGAATAGATGCAATAAATATGTTCAGGTAGATGGTTCCAATCCGGAAAATAATACTAATACTATCATAAATGAATTAGAAAATGTTGACTATGATGCTGTGTTTACTATCTATCAAAGTGTTGATTCAATAGGTCATAAGTATGGTGCTTTACATTCAAAGAGAATTGAAGAATTAGAAAAAGTAGATCAACAAATTGAGAAATTGTACAATTATATTAACAAGAAATGGAAAGATTTTTTGTTGGTAATAAATTCAGATCATTCTATGAGTACTTATAAAAAACATAGCAACTTCTCTATAATCAAATTATTAAATGGATATGGATTAAAAGGCAATTTTTATAATCCTGGCGAAAAAATTCCAAATGATGTCGATTTTGTCCTAATTAGGCAACCAACTGTTCAAATTTATCTTAAAAGCAAAAAAGCCCAAAATAAAAAGAATGAAATAATTTATGATTTAGAAAGCGAAACAGATGTTGCTAAAGTGTATGATGAATATGAATTGACAAAATTACACAATCCTTATTTATGTGATATTGCATATACACTAAAAAAAGGTTATACAGACAATATTAGCAGCTTGTTATTATCAGTTAAAGGTTTTGGATATCACGGAACTTTTGAGGAGAGTGATGCTATAGCTACTTTTTATGGAGGAAACATAAAGCAGGAAAAATTAAAAGATTTTGATTTAACCGTAATAACCCCTAAAACTTTAAAATATTTAGGGATAGATATAAATCTGGAATCAGGTGAAAAAAATGTTACCAAAATATGA
- a CDS encoding PHP domain-containing protein — protein MLPKYDLHIHTNYSDGSQTFEEILIKIEEVDLKCFGISDHFEKGHNHSVSTSANEYYNHFLKIKNIAKEKGIIMLLGAEVGFNDKEILIPENIPNVDYIIGSIHQMPQNLEEEDYWDLYKKYVEKAVSEYSFQILGHVEGYLPVNKFMKPDSTFEDRRSFEKLVAIKYLNLEWYKEIAKEMAKNKIALEIHEMSESPRKEVIKIMIENGVKLSYGTDSHALHQLSKRNYFSEVTEQLGLKEKEFLKIEDLFNC, from the coding sequence ATGTTACCAAAATATGATTTACACATACACACGAATTATTCAGATGGTTCACAAACTTTTGAAGAAATTCTAATAAAAATTGAAGAGGTAGATTTAAAATGCTTTGGAATTAGTGACCATTTTGAGAAAGGTCATAATCATAGTGTCAGCACAAGTGCTAATGAATATTATAATCATTTCTTGAAAATTAAAAATATAGCCAAAGAAAAAGGTATAATAATGCTTTTAGGTGCAGAAGTAGGCTTTAATGACAAAGAAATTTTAATTCCAGAAAATATTCCCAATGTTGATTATATAATAGGAAGCATTCATCAAATGCCTCAAAATTTAGAAGAAGAAGATTATTGGGACTTATATAAAAAGTATGTAGAGAAAGCAGTTTCAGAATATTCTTTTCAAATACTTGGCCATGTTGAAGGATATTTGCCAGTAAATAAGTTTATGAAACCAGATAGCACTTTTGAAGATAGAAGAAGTTTTGAAAAATTAGTAGCAATAAAATATTTAAACTTAGAATGGTACAAAGAAATCGCTAAAGAGATGGCAAAAAACAAAATAGCTTTGGAAATTCACGAAATGTCGGAATCACCAAGGAAAGAGGTAATAAAGATTATGATTGAAAATGGTGTAAAACTCTCATATGGGACAGATTCTCATGCTTTACATCAATTATCTAAAAGAAACTATTTTAGTGAAGTAACTGAACAGTTAGGATTGAAAGAGAAAGAGTTTTTAAAAATAGAAGATCTTTTTAATTGTTAA
- a CDS encoding type III PLP-dependent enzyme, with product MELTPLIRRAAQVLETPFLVLDNAYVRENYLRLKNSINNVEIFYAVKANSHPSILETLRDLGSSFDVASKGEIVKLMDLGIPTKRMSFGNTIKKEKDIKFAWENGVEYFAVDAEMEVEKIARNAPGAKVYGRLAMSSNDSDWPLSGKFGTDVDHLIHILKYAKRKGLVPYGVSFHVGSQSYNKYKWKEAILTASEVFEKLHKEKINLKLLNLGGGIPVQHTKPVPSVEEIGEVINEAVNEYLGWVKGLRIISEPGRSMVGNAGIIASRVILRSKKGTQTWVFLDAGVFHGLMETIENFRYEVIVEGKEDTKKMTMTLAGPTCDSVDTIYDEIELPINIDYNDIVYFINTGAYTSEYATYFNGIEPIKVYTIEELEHMLQGEFSPINENSLY from the coding sequence TTGGAATTGACGCCTCTCATTAGAAGGGCAGCTCAGGTTTTAGAAACACCATTTTTAGTGCTAGATAATGCTTACGTAAGAGAAAATTATTTAAGGCTCAAGAATTCTATAAATAACGTGGAAATTTTTTATGCAGTTAAAGCTAATTCACACCCTAGTATTCTTGAAACTTTGAGGGACCTCGGATCATCTTTTGATGTTGCTTCCAAGGGTGAAATTGTAAAATTGATGGACTTAGGAATACCTACGAAAAGAATGAGCTTTGGTAATACTATCAAAAAGGAAAAAGATATAAAGTTTGCATGGGAAAATGGTGTTGAATATTTTGCTGTTGATGCTGAGATGGAAGTCGAAAAAATAGCGAGAAATGCCCCTGGTGCAAAAGTATATGGGCGACTAGCTATGAGTTCAAATGATTCTGATTGGCCACTTTCAGGAAAATTTGGAACTGACGTTGATCATCTAATACATATCTTGAAGTATGCCAAAAGAAAAGGACTAGTTCCATACGGAGTATCTTTTCATGTTGGTTCTCAATCATACAATAAATATAAATGGAAAGAGGCAATATTAACCGCTAGCGAGGTTTTTGAAAAACTTCATAAGGAGAAAATTAATCTAAAATTATTGAATCTTGGTGGTGGAATCCCCGTTCAACACACCAAACCTGTTCCCAGTGTTGAAGAGATTGGCGAGGTTATAAATGAGGCTGTAAATGAATATCTCGGTTGGGTAAAAGGATTAAGGATTATTTCAGAACCTGGCAGATCTATGGTTGGAAATGCTGGCATAATCGCTTCAAGAGTAATATTAAGAAGCAAAAAAGGTACTCAAACCTGGGTTTTCCTAGACGCTGGAGTTTTTCATGGTTTGATGGAAACTATTGAAAATTTTAGGTATGAAGTAATTGTGGAAGGAAAAGAAGACACTAAAAAAATGACGATGACACTTGCAGGCCCAACTTGTGACAGTGTTGATACTATTTATGATGAAATTGAATTACCTATCAATATAGATTATAACGACATTGTTTATTTTATAAATACAGGGGCCTATACTAGCGAATATGCAACATATTTTAATGGTATTGAACCAATAAAAGTTTATACTATTGAAGAATTAGAACATATGCTACAAGGAGAATTTTCACCAATTAACGAAAACTCGTTATATTAA